In Alkalimarinus alittae, the DNA window TGTACAGTGGCCACTTTTAGTTCTTGCGCGTCTTCTTCTAAACCATGTTCTTTCATCTTGTTATATGCAACGTCGAAACAATCTTGTACAACTGACCTGACAATTCGGGTACTAGTAACCGGACCTTTACCGATTATTTTGGGGAGTATTGGTGCCATGTCATCAGTGATGGGCAAGGATGATTGACCAAGGAAACGTCGGTACCGCTTCAGTGATTCCAACATATCCTCGCTCACGGTAACGATACGACTTTTATTTCCTTTACCTGTAACATGGAGCCACCAATTACCATCAACATCTTTTCTGAAATCACTCATGACCGGAATTGAACGTTCATCTGCTACGAGTTCTGAAATCCTGAGATACATGGTAAAAAGACAGTTAATTATGAATAAGGATCTTTCATACTTTTCAGGAGCTTGGTTCGCTAGCTCTTCAATCGTTTCAATAACATATTCCCACTGCAAGTTACTGACACGCCGAACCGGAGATTTGTGTTGTTGTTTTTTCATGTATTTACTTTTTTGCCGAATCAAAGCAACAGGATTCATCGTACAGATTTCTTCTTGTATCAAAAAATTAAAGAATGAAGATAAAATTGAAAACGTTGCCTGAATACCTGCGGGGGAAAAAATATAATCCTTTATAGCCGGTTTGATGCCTTTCCTAGCTTCATCTTTTTTAACGTGCACAACAAACGGTCGCCAATCTGGATTTTGAAGTCGCTCACCATTCATCAATTTAAAGCGTGCAACATTCTTAATACCAATCCAATGCTTTGGAGGGCTAATACAGAACGCTATGTATTGTTCGATATCTTCTCTTTTTAATTCTAACACTGGACATTCATGTATATGCCACGACCAAAGTAAGATTCGTTCTATTTCACGGCGATATGAATTAAAGGTCGCAGAACTGCCATTGTAGCTGTACAAAAATTTCCAGGCGTATTCATAATCGATTTCAGATTTGGATAGTATTTCCTCTTTGTTTTGAAAAAATACTGACGTATCAAATACCTTCTTATTGAAAGGATTATCTAGGTGTTCTAAATTGTCGAAGACTACTTTTGGTATAATTTGTGAGGCAGTGGACATGTCATTAGTAATTATTTGAAGAAGTTAACGCTAATAATAGAGGTAATTTCTAGTATGTCAATATTCCGATAATAACAATAATCGGAATATATGGCGTGATAGTCGAATAGACATAGTATTCATATCATCTCTCTCAAGTCTGCGATTCATTTTTGTTATTCGATAAATAGGAATGATTAAGCGAACACCCCGTGTTCTAGGCGCCCGATCAGGTCCAGCATTGCTCTTGTATTTGCAAAGGTAGCTATCATATCTACTGGACGACTCCCTCCGACTCCTCTAATAGATTGATACAATCAAGTCCTTGCGGAATTAATATCGCCTTCGAAGAGGTCTATCGCTGCCTTCAACACTTTCGCAAAACGAAACAGGCGGTCACTCTCATCCCGATTGAAGCGGCCTGCCTGAAATCTTCGTTTCAGCGTTGCAGGAGTTATAACGGTGACTTTAGCCTGTTCCTTTTTATCAAGCCCCGACACATGTGTCAGTTTGCTGTATACGGTCTAAGAAAGTCCGCTGTGAACAGCTTCATGCAACCTGGCTTCCTACCGCAGCCCAAAAGTTAGTTTTGCTTTGTTGTTCTGGTCGGTATTCCTTAACCGAGGTTTTCATTTTATTATTCTACCTGCCATACTGGTAATGAATCTTTTTCTAATCCCCAATACTGTTCACCTTAAATCGCTATGTCTACAACTCTCTCGACGTATGGTAAACCATTAAAAGTTATTATTTTGGCTATTGATTCTGTTTATCAAGGGAAATGCTGCAATCGCTGCTTCAAACCAAGCTTAAGCCTCTTTGCAAACACTGTAATTGTTTGAAGCATCGATTTGTCATGGATTGATAGATCAGGATCTGTCAGCGCAATGCCCTCAAGAAACCTAACCCAGAACTATCGATAGGTCGGCACTACTAAGCCTTCTCTTTTCAGATATTTAGTACGCTTTTTAGTAATTGATAGTAAATCCCAATAAATTGGTGCTTGCTGCTCATATATCTATGCATGTGGGTGCCGTCCTATCTTGCACTGACTGCTGAAGTACCCTATACACCAATGCTGAAAAAAAATGACCAGGCCGCTGGTTAACTTGAATTTTAAACCAATACGTCAAAATTTATTACTGTGACCGTTCGGCTCCATTGCATACCGTTATGCAACACATGAATATGTAATGCCACTCCCCCTACCCTTTATTCCTAAATCGACAGGTGCAAATAGGAATTTTCTTTACTATCCTATGTTGAGTAAAAGAAAAAATGGTTCTCACCAATCACTTTTGAAATTATTTTGACTGTACAAATATTAACCGCATCGTACTATTGGCAATATATATAGTGCAACGTTATATTTCCACAGAGTTATTCACACTTACTGTTGATAACAGTCGTTTATAATTTTGGCCAAAGAATGTCTAGACATAGAATGGCTATATATATAGCACCTTGTTCTTTCGCTCTCAATTACACTGTAAGATAAATCTATCCCGATACCTAAGCATTAAACAGCGATTGATCAAACTATAGTAGTGAGTTCAAAATGGTTAACGACGTTACAAAGTCTTTAAATCGAAAATGTGTAGGGCTAGTAGCGCTTAAAGGATTTTTTAGGATTACTGATGAGTGGGAATTAAAACCATCTCAGCAAAAGATATTATTAGGTAATATTCCCAGTAGCAGTTTTGCCCAGTATAAAGCTCTTTCAGAAGTTAACCTGACTAACGACGTGTTTGAGCGCATCTCTTACATATTCGGTATATATAAATACTTAGAATTCTATTTCCCTCTTTAGAGCAAGCGTCTTCCTGGATAAAAAAGAATAATTCTGCCGTTCCTTTTAACGGCAAAAGTGCTTTGGACTATATGCTCGCTGGAAGAGTTAGTGATCTAGCCGAAGTTCGCTGCTACCTAGATTCCGCGTTAAATAGCCCTTGTGCTCTAGATAGTTACCAACTGCAACTCATTTCTCAGTTGTATTACGCCAATCCAAGAAACAAACATTATAGCGACCTACTGTTGACAAAACTTTCAAGCTCTAGCAACGTGAACAGTAATAATCATGGAGTTTAACCTAAAAGGTATAGTGTAGTTTGACCATGCCTCTTCGCCGAAAGCCATGATCAACAATCATCTTTGTGTAGTCGGCTTCAGACTCTAAGCGGACCCTTGAGATGGTCTAATAGCTAGGGTCCCCCTAATGCATTTATTTACCGGGTGAATTTGGCCTCTACAAAATTACCTTTGCTCTTAGAATTTATGAAGTCCACGTAACTACCTTTAAAGCTTGTTCT includes these proteins:
- a CDS encoding antitoxin Xre/MbcA/ParS toxin-binding domain-containing protein, whose product is MLFPSLEQASSWIKKNNSAVPFNGKSALDYMLAGRVSDLAEVRCYLDSALNSPCALDSYQLQLISQLYYANPRNKHYSDLLLTKLSSSSNVNSNNHGV
- a CDS encoding antitoxin Xre-like helix-turn-helix domain-containing protein; amino-acid sequence: MSGLDKKEQAKVTVITPATLKRRFQAGRFNRDESDRLFRFAKVLKAAIDLFEGDINSART
- a CDS encoding tyrosine-type recombinase/integrase, coding for MSTASQIIPKVVFDNLEHLDNPFNKKVFDTSVFFQNKEEILSKSEIDYEYAWKFLYSYNGSSATFNSYRREIERILLWSWHIHECPVLELKREDIEQYIAFCISPPKHWIGIKNVARFKLMNGERLQNPDWRPFVVHVKKDEARKGIKPAIKDYIFSPAGIQATFSILSSFFNFLIQEEICTMNPVALIRQKSKYMKKQQHKSPVRRVSNLQWEYVIETIEELANQAPEKYERSLFIINCLFTMYLRISELVADERSIPVMSDFRKDVDGNWWLHVTGKGNKSRIVTVSEDMLESLKRYRRFLGQSSLPITDDMAPILPKIIGKGPVTSTRIVRSVVQDCFDVAYNKMKEHGLEEDAQELKVATVHWLRHTGISEDVKTRPREHVRDDAGHASMQTTDRYIESDLRERHASGKNKRSKNL